CTGTAGACAAAATGACTATTGCTAGGGAAACAAGTTCAAGTTCAATGGGCAAGTAAGCGATATACTAGATGTTACCTTCCATCACAGAACTGGTAGATTAAGTGAGTAGATCCATTGGAACTATAGACTTAATCAGAAAGTTTCTACCTGTGTAAACAAGCATCAAAGCAACTGCTAccattaaaaatcataaaatgcttGTCTGCTAAAATCCTACTTGCCCACTCCTTCCCCTTTTAATCCCTCCTCCCCATGCccccaaacaaaacaaatggaCAGGACCACATATGTGACCAAGCATGTCTGTATTCTTAACCTGAAGGAATTTTGTGGCTCCTCTAGAAACTATAAACGGTTGGCAGTATGCAAGGAAACTAAGTGCTTCTGTTTcaattaagtttattttattatcaATGGAATGTTTCAgattttatacattataaatcTGATTTACAAACATAATCTCCTTTAGGGATCCAGCAGTTTTGacattttcaaaaatcttttcCTCTTTGAGAGAAAATCGGGGGCACGGCAACACAAGAGGCTGACCTCTggctctctttctgctttcagcTGATATCTCCACGGTAATCTGTGATACACCCCAAAAGGCATTAGTCCTGATCAGTAATGTGGAAAAGGGCCTCACCCCAGGCCTGAAATTGGTCATCCTCATGGATCCCTTTGAGGATGACCtgaagaggagaggggagaaatgTGGAGTTGAAATCTTATCCCTGTTTGATGCTGAGGTAGGGACCTGAAGCTCAACTGCCAAGCAGAAGGCTGGTCTCACACCATGGGCAGCTTGCAGGACTTCCATACAAGAAAGCAAGTTGATGTCCTCCAGAGGTGGCAGGGGAGGAATCAATTACATTTATCCTATTAAGCTATGGGAATCATTTCCCCAAGACAAATCAGAAAGCCTGCTAGTGGGGGAGGAAGGTCTGTGGCCAGCAGACAGACTTCCAAGTAGAGAATTTATAAATACAGAAGGAGTTAGGGAGGTGATCCTGGAACCAGGCTTCCTAGGTTCACCTTCTAGCTCCATATCTATTAGTTACATGACCTGGGGCCAGTTGCACCACATCTTCCTTTCCCCCTTTGTAATATGAAGATGAAACCATCCCTACTTCATAGAGGAGATTTAAAGAGTTAAATGAGAGAATATAAAGTGCTCAGGAGAGTAATATAATGTGCAGTAAGCCTTGAAATGtcaattattcattttatttaaaatgatttagCAATGGTCCTGGAAGACTGAACCTTGAGAGTCTGATGGGAAGTTTGGACCTTTGGGATCTGCCCTCATGAGCTGGTATTCTACAGAGAACTTATACTCTACCCTGAGACTTCCATTGTGCCTGAATGTTGGCTTCTGGGCCTGACCTGGGTTGGAATTTTGGTTGTATTCCCATAGAGGTGTTCAcatgcaaaaggaaaagaggactgTATTTGTCCTAAGAGTGTCGATCTCGACTaatgtctttctttcttgcttttctgtTCATGCAGAATTTAGGCAAAGAGAACTTCAGAAAACCCATGGTAAGTTTTCTTCTGCCTGTTCTTGAGTCTTGCCATCTTCAACTCTCAAAGCTCACAGTAGACTAAGCCCTTATGCTTCCCCCTCCAGCCTCCTGCACCAGAAGATCTGAGCATCATTTGCTTTACCAGTGGGACCACAGGTCAGTGCCCAGGAAGTTGCCCCAGATGCCCCTAGTTAACCAAAAACATGGCTTGAGTCACTGACCACTGGTGGGCTGGTAAATATACTTTACAAGCAGCCCTATCCTGAGGGACTTATAAACTAAGACTTCTGAATATGGTTGCCCACTTAGAAAAACCCACGCATAAGCAAACACATTTCAATGAACAACCAGGAGCAGTTTACATGCTATGGAATGGAAGGGCCTTAAAGATGGCTTCATAAAGTCAACTTTCTCACACAGCCTACCACTCTCTCAATTTAACATCACTGGAATGGCTTCACTCAATCAAGATAGCCCAGTGGTAGATCTAAGCAGATCATTCCGTgtcctctttctccccctctaTGTAGCTACCTAGTTACTAGAACTCTTAGTAAATTTTAATTTGAGCCATAATAATCTAGAAGTTATAGCCATTTCACCGTGCCCCGTTTATAAAGTGATGGCCAGGTAATATTGTTAGATCTGAAGTCTTCAACATGAAAACAGCACGAGGCAGGGTGGGGGTCACTTGGATTCTTCTTTTTGTTGCTCTCTGAGACTGcagctgtgtcctgtgtggtagCACAAGGCTAATAATGCAGTCAGAGTAGAGTTTCTGGGGGTATCAGTTATTCATAAGCAGAGTCATACACCATTCATAAAaagacccagggacagaagaagTTCTCGGCTCCGTGGAACAGAACCAAATGAATGTAGCTTCTTATTTCAACGCCAGAGACAATCTGTTAGTCACTTACTGgatctttccacctcttctttccTACAGGTGATCCCAAAGGAGCCATGTTAACCCATGAAAATATTGTTTCCAATGCTTCTGCTTTTCTCAAATGTATGGAGGTCAGTGGTCAATTGAAAATGaggccatcattaaaatgtcaaTCTGTTGTAAGATTTTAATCTTAAAGtgagaggaggcagagaaggaaaaaacagatCGAAGGCCTGAGTGTGGATAAATACTGGTACATCTTTGTCTGGAGCtttgctcttttatttatttattaagatatatatttttaaaaatctggaccatttttaaagtttttatcgaATGTGTTATAGTATTGGTTCTGTTTTATGTTGTGATTTTTGGGGGCTACAAgatatgtgggatctcagctccctgaccagggatagaactcacaccccctgcattggaaggtgaagtcttaaccaccggacctctGGGGAAGTCCCATAGAGTTTTGCTCTATTAGGGACACTGCAGATCTCCACACTCAATGCAGTTAGAGCAGCCCTGAGAGTTACACGGGGCACATCGGCACAGCTGTGTGCCGCAGTCCTAGAGAGAAGAAGTGTTTAAATCCTCTTTGGAAGAGGAAATTAACATTAACCCATTGTTGTCTCCTTTCCATTTCCTGATCTCTAGGGTGTTTTTGAGCCCAATCCTGAGGACGTGACTATATCCTACCTCCCCTTGGCTCATATGTTTGAGAGGGTTGTACAGGTAAGATCCTATATTCCTAGCAGGTGTGTGAAAAGAAGGTCCTGACTTGCTAGTCCCACATTTATTCCAAGGGCAGCTCTGCAACATTTGCCATCCACTGTCTAATGTGAGGGCACGGGCAGCAGGGAATTGTCGTGGCTGAGTCCTAATCTGGGCATCATCCCTAACCTGCTGCAGAGTCTTCCTGTGTTGAATCTGTCTATATCCCACAGGGAGAATGCTTGCTCCTGCCTTCACACAGGGTGCCTGCAAGTCCTTGGAGCTCACAGCCCAGAGCTTACTATCTATCCTGCGCAGGGAGATGaggcattgttttttcttttctttgggctAGAAGTTTTGAAAAGATCTAGGCTTAAAGAAAAGGAAGTTCCCCACAGAGGGGTGAAGAAGGAATCTTTGATCCAGATAAGGTATCCAGAGTGTGTCAGGGGGAGCTGCTGACAATGGTACATGTGCTAGGAAAGAGCTGGTCTTCTGCGAGTGGTCACcaagcttttcaggctattttgaGGCTGGTTTGAGAACCAAAAGTGAAAACACAGGTGTCATTAGGGATGGAAAATCCCCTCTCTGATCCCTGCTTAAATATCTCTTCAACCAGCTTATCTGTTGGTACATGAAATGCTAAAATGGAAGGTTCAGTTCCTTGGGTTAAAGTGCTGATATTtgattaatataatattaattctaataagtgtgtttttcacattttcagtcagttcagttgctcagttgtgtccgactctttgtgaccccatggactgcagcactccaggcttccctgtccatcaccaactcctggagcttgctcaaactcatgtccattgagtcggtgataccatccaaccatctcatcctctgtcgtccccttctcctcctgtcttcaatctttcccagcatcagggtcttttccattgagtcagttcttcacatcaggtggccaaagtattggagcttcagtttcagcatcaatccttcctatgaatattcgggactgatttcccttaggattgactggtttgatcttcttgcagtccaagggactctcaagagtcttctccaacaccacagttcaaaagcttcagtttgttggcactcagctttctttatagtccaactctcacatccatacctgactactggaaaaaccatagctttgattagacagacctttgttggcaaagtaatgactctgcttttaaaTTTGCTGTTTAGagtggtcatagtttttcttccaaggagcaagcgtcttttaatttcatggctacagtcaccatctgcagtgattttagagccccccaaaataaagtctctcactgtttccattgtttccccatctatttgtcatgaagtgataggaccaaatgccttgatcttagtattctgaatgttgagtttaaagccaactttttcactctcctcttttgctttcatcaagaggctctttagttcttctttgctttctgctataagggtggtgtcctctttgaggttattgatatttcttccggcgatcttgattccagcttgtgctccatccagccagcatttctcatgatgtactctgcatatgttaaataagcagggtgacaatatacagcctggacgtaTATTCCGTGAATATACGTGAAAACTTGCGGAGTTTTCACATTTTATCACTTCTGAAATTGAGATGGTCTTACCACTGTAGCCATGTTCTAGTTTGAGTGGCAGTGCTTGTAATGCTATGTAATGAATGGGCTCTTAGAAACCATGCCTTAGACACTCATCCAGAGCTGtgggtggggtaggggtgggccTGCAGCCTCACAATCTGACTTACCTGTCTTACCACCTCAGCAGAGGCGAGTGTCATCCTGTCTAGGGAGTAGGGTCTCAGAGTTCTGGGTACATGAAGTGTCAGGGGTGAGGGGGTCCAGAGAAAAGtgcccatttttgttgttgtttagtcactaagtagtatctggactgcagcacaccaggcttccctgtccttcactgtctcccagagttttctcaaaatcatgtccattgagtcagtgatgctatctagccatctcatcctctgccaccccattctccttttgccttcagtctttccagcaccagtatgttttccaatgagtcaactcttcacatcaaggTGCCCATTGGATGTCTTTAATTCTGTCCCAACAGAACCAACTCAAAGAGGTTCTTTGGCTCTGAGCCCCGCCCTCTGGTTTTGCTTTTAGGCTGTTGTGTACTCTTGTGGAGCCAAAGTCGGATTCTTCCAAGGAGACATTCGGCTGCTGCCTGACGACATGAAGACCTTGAAGCCCACATTGTTCCCTACGGTGCCTCGACTCCTTAACAAGGTCTATGATAAGGTACTTACCTTTCTTCTCCTGGGCTGGCCCTGAGCTGTGTGGGGCTTAGGGCTGACTACAGCTCCTAGAGACTCTGAGTTGCTAAGAACTGTGCTGCATCTCCAGCcttaaccccacccccaccagcatcCACTTACAGCCACACTTaaaatgcagccatgaaaaatcatacaaatgaaaCCCCCTTTCCTCTGGATGAGATTACTTGGCTGTGATATGGAGAAACAGATGAATTCAGAGACTTGAGGAACCTCTCAAAATTCAGCTGACTTGGAAATTGTTGCTCTGATTTCATAACACCTGCTGGTTAGGGTGTCTCTTGCTGAGGTGCTAAGCCCATGGTAAATATTTCATATACAGCCCATCATTTCATTCCTACAAAAACCCAGGAAATCACATCAACGTTCATTATCCCTAATTTACAGATGACGAGACTGAACCttggaggttaaataacttgtccagagTCAGGTCTAATAAGGAGATGAGCCAAAATTTCATGGCCTCATGACAGATTTAGCTGTTATTGATCTCTGCTCTGTTTTTCATTAAGGTTAggaaaatggtgatttttctaaTCCAAGCATTTCTCTTGCCTTCATTGGCTGGAAGTCTTCCAGGAAGgcacacatattttattttttcccttttatttatcaGTCTTGAAAATAATGAACTGGTACCCCAGTGACCTTCAAAACTGGTCAGTGAGAAGTTTTCTTTGTAATATTATGATACTCgataacatacatacatatgatcCTAAATCAAAAGCCCTGACAGTGGTACACAATCAGCTGTTTCATCAGTACTCTCAGGTAACTTTGTAGATAGATGCTACCCTTTGGGGACATGCTGTATCAATTGTCAAGGTTGTTTGCTAAGGACCAGGAATTTGGAGGAGCTGGAGCTTTGTCTGTGTGTACGAAGTTCACTTGTTTGTTAGCATGGACTTTCATCATTATTCAGCATACCAGTGCATGAATAAGAGCCACTTTCTTTTGATGCTAGGAGGCACTATCTCTTGCTTGGTGATGAATGGCTTTGGTGAGTATACAATAAGTTTCCAACTAAGAGGAGCTGTCACTCTGCAGGTACAAAATGAAGCCAAGACACCCTTGAAGAAGTTCTTGTTGAACTTGGCTGTTGCCAGTAAACTCAGTGAAATAAAAAAGGGTATCATCAGACGTGACAGTCTGTGGGACAAGCTCATCTTTAGAAAGATCCAGGTATGTTGGGTAGGTCCTGATGGAGCCAGGTACGTGTCTGGGTTGCCCTCTGCCTCAGCATACTTTGCTTTTCCTTTGATGGTCAAGTGTCTGTTTAACTGGAGACCCTTTGGCACTTTCTGTGTTCACTCAACCTTTTGAGATCTCTCTCAGACAATTTTGCCACTAAAGGGTTTTGGCCGAAATGCAGCACTTTCATTCTCTTAGGTGGTCTGTTGAGAGTCCTTAGTAATTTGAAAGGTCCAACAATACAAATTACCtgaggaaatgtaaaaaaaaaaaaaaaaaattgcaggtcTGGTTCTCGCTGTGGATGGTGATGACCATAAGGGCCAACATTTTAAGTTCTTTTCTACAATGATGGACCCTTTCTAAGTGCTTTGTGAATTAATGAGTTTAATCCTTATGACAACACTGGATAAGTGGGCTGTTCTGCCCattttgcaatgcaggagactaaagcTGCAGGAATAGTTTTCAgcaggtcttttgtttctattAAACAGGAAAGCCTGGGTGGGAAGGTTCGGTTCGTGGTCACCGGAGCTGCCCCCGTCTCACCTCCCATCTTGACGTTCCTTCGGGCAGCAATGGGATGTCTGGTAAGCCAagcaccattttttttaaattttttattggagtgtagttgctttacaaagttgtgttagtttctgctctagaGCAGAGTGCATTAGTTATATACATCCATGGATcacctcttctttccttcccgTTCAGGCAACAGGTCCCCTTTTTTGGATGATAGCTAATTTCACTTTTGTACAAGTAAAACTCACTActtaaatacaaatgaaaacccaaatgaaaagTGCCAAGGAGAAAGTCAGCCAGAAGCTGAAAGTCAAGAGAAAATATTCTTCCAGTCACCGTGTAATGCATCTGTGTAAAGAAACGTTGACACAAATAGCATCAGTGTTAACAAaactttgccatttgcagcagtgtGGATGGACCTGAAGAGCATTACGCCaagtgacataaatcaaagacaaattctatgtgacatcacttatatgtagaatctaaaaaatacaacagactaatgaatataataaaaaagaagcaagctCACAGATACTGAGAACAAACTACTAGTGGTGGGTAGAGGGCAATTTAGGGATAGGAGGGTAAGAGGTACAAACGGTTAGGTACAAAATGAGTTACAAGGATATTATTATATGGGAAATATGTCTgatgttttataataactataaatggagtataatctttaaaaaatggcaTCGGTGTTCTAACACACTTGTTAAGCAGTGCTCGCCCCATCCATATTGATTGTAGTCAGATAAACATCATTTTAATAGTTTTGTAATAGTTTATTGGATGTACCCAAATAACTAGTCTCCTGTTGATGCATGTTAAGTCGCTttggtcgtgtccagctcttgacTCTTAGagacctatgaactgtagccaaccagtctgctctgtccatgggattctccaggcaagaatactggagtgggctgccatgccttcctccaggggatcttcctgacccagggactgaacctacgcTTCTtacctttcctgcattggcaggtggattctttacacttgTGCTATGTAGGAAACCCAGTCTCCTATTTGAGagacgtctttttttttttttttgctgttataatCAATGAGGTGATAAGGATATTAGTGAATATTTATGCAACTATCAATTTAGGATAAATCTTTGCAAGTGGGAATTATTGGGCCAAAGTATATGAGTTTTTTACATGTTAATGTTGATGCTCACACTTCCTCAGAAGGGTCTTGTCTTTCTTACACATTCCTGCAAATAATGCACAAGTCCTGTTAGCCCCACCTTGTTGCTAGTGATAGATATTTTCAGTCATTTAAATCTTAGCCAAATAAATACTTGAGAAATCTTATTAcaactttgtttcttttattaacaccaaacatctttttggggggtctttttttccccttgccctCATCGCACTGACCATTCACCGATTTATTTAATAGTATTtgtgaggttttgtttgtttggctgcactatgaggcatgcaggatctcagttccccaaccagggactgaacccaagacccctacattggaagtgcagagtctcaaccactgcaccccagggaagcccctaaacatCCTTCTATCGTTCACCGGCACGTGTGTTGCTTTCATGAATCACTACATTACTTCCTTATAGAAAAAAGAACACAGGAGAGTTTGGTTCTCTTTCACCTTGCTTTCTAAGAATTCATATAGTAATAAAATCAATCTCTGTTGTGTTAGAAGTGTATTTCCTAGTCTCATCTTTTGCACTGTGTACTGCTAggtaaaagtttttaaatgtttatgcaGCAAGTCACCTTTTTTGTGTGGCTTTATAAGGGCTTAGACCTTAGGCTTCCTGACCCGACCCTCAATATTGCATAAAACTGTTTTCATCCAGATTTTCTGGTAACCTTGTGGTTTTACCTTTTTTCAATTAAGTCTCTGCTTCATCTGGAATTTAGTAAAAGGGCTTGAGTACAGATGGTCTCATATTTTACCCCCAGATAACTAGTTTACCCCCAGATAAACTAGGCTAACTAGTTTATTCTTTTGTCCAACGTGCACAGCATGAATGAAACAAACAGCCTTGTCCTCATCAAGTACCACCTATGTGTGTACCTGCCTTCACAATAGATTCTGAATTGATGCCAAGGCCAGAGTTCCTCTGGCCTTTCAAACTAGCATCCTCTTGGCCATGCTTAACACCTTCCCTTCCCTCAGATCCTAAAACGCATAGATCAGAAGGCCCTAGGTCATATCCCTCCCAGAAatgccttctcttctcttctgccaGCTCTGCCTGGGACAGACCCCATCCCCACTTCAGACTCCACATGTGTTTCCCCCACAGCCCCTCTCCAGTCAAGGCTAGCCTTCATACCAGCAGTTGGTCTGTGCTACAGACCAAATCTGGCCTGTTTTCTCTATTTATAAATAAAGTCTTggtggaacacagccacactcatttatttatgtattgtctACTGCTGCTTTGGTGCTATATTGGCAGAGTTAAGTcactgacatagaaaacaaatggttCATACAGTCAAAAATATTCACTCTCTGGTTCTATATACAGAAGTGTGCCAACCCCTGTTCTATACCATAGCTATTTCCCTTAAAATatacttctcattttttttagCTCCTTCAGTAGCATGCCCTTGCCTAGGTTCAAGTCCAGTTGCCATTGGGTTGCATGTCACTTAATGAATAACTCTTTTCCCCATCAGCTTGAAATGCCACATTTCCCAAAGTATAGTATGTTTCCATACTTTGGTCTATTTCTGGACCCTTTTGCTTTTTAGTGAATCCACAGCTGTGAAGACCTAACATCTCAGGTTCTCATGAATTCAAGGTTTTAAGACACCAAGTGTCCTCCAGCTCTTAGACACCTTGCTTTCCTCATGTCTGGTCATAGGGCATGGCCAGCTCCTGCTTTAGCTTGAGTAACTCTCAAAGCCCTTCTTTGGTTCACACAGGTGTTGGAAGCTTACGGTCAAACAGAATGCACCGCTGGCTGTACAATTACATTACCTGGGGACTGGAAATCAGGTATGTTCTTTGTTTACTGGACAGCAGGTGCAGTGACTGGGTGAAGAGTTCTAGATAAACTAGGATTTGGGTGTTTAGATAGCCTCAATACTCTGGAGGAATGTGGCAGATACTAAATCTAAGGGTTGGTCCAGGCCTTTCTATCTTGACTGTCTGGCACTGGTGCCAGATGATTTTTCAGGTTTATTCTTCTAGAGTTAATCCATAAATATCTCTCAAACATGGCTGGAGTTATCACCATTTCCCAGTATCCTGGCTGATTCAGTGTGATGTGTTCTAGGCCACGTTGGAGTCCCCATGGCTTGCAATCATGTGAAGCTGGAAGATGTACCTGATATGAACTATTTTGCCGTGAACAATGAAGGAGAGGTGAGTAGGCTGTGCCCAGCAGTCATTTTTACATAATTGTGGTGGGGATGTGTGTATCAGAAAAAGTACACAGTTGTGAACAGGTTTGTGTTTGATTCTTTCGAGAATTTTAGCAAAGACTTCAGTGTCTTGGAGCCTAACTTTGTCCCCCACAATGGGAATTAAAATCTGGTGCTCTTCATTAGTGTCATTggtgtttgtcactcagttttatccgactctttgcaaccccatggactgtagctcaccaggctcctctgtccatggcattctccaggcaagaatactagagtgggtagccattccctgctccaggagatcttcaatcccgacccagggattgaactcatgtttcccacattgcaggcagattctttaccatctgagccactagggaagcccggtGTTCCTCATACTATAGTGGAAAGCATCAAATGAATCAAAgtggtgggaaaaaaaacaaagatgaaaggCAGGAGTAGGTGTTTGTAGCAGCTTTTACTGTTGTCACCACCTCGTCCCAACTTCTGTACAGATCTGCATCAGGGGCACCAATGTGTTCAAAGGATACCTGAAGGACCCTGAGAAGACACAGGAAGCCCTGGACAAGGACGGCTGGCTTCACACAGGAGACATTGGTCGCTGGCTCCCGGTGGGTGCTTCTTCAAAACTTCTGGGTGTCCCTTAACAGTGGAATAGACTTGCtcaaagtgaaagccgctcagtcatgtctgactctttgcgacccca
Above is a genomic segment from Dama dama isolate Ldn47 chromosome 15, ASM3311817v1, whole genome shotgun sequence containing:
- the ACSL5 gene encoding long-chain-fatty-acid--CoA ligase 5 isoform X1, translated to MLFIFNFLFSPLPTPALICILTFGAVIFLWLVNRPQPALLHVDLNKQSVGIEGGARRGICQKDNDLIRNYFSDAKTVYEIFQRGLAVSDNGPCLGYRKPNQPYRWLSYKQVSDRAEYLGSCLLHKGYKPSQDSFVGIFAQNRPEWVISEFACYTYSMVAVPLYDTLGAEAVIYIVNKADISTVICDTPQKALVLISNVEKGLTPGLKLVILMDPFEDDLKRRGEKCGVEILSLFDAENLGKENFRKPMPPAPEDLSIICFTSGTTGDPKGAMLTHENIVSNASAFLKCMEGVFEPNPEDVTISYLPLAHMFERVVQAVVYSCGAKVGFFQGDIRLLPDDMKTLKPTLFPTVPRLLNKVYDKVQNEAKTPLKKFLLNLAVASKLSEIKKGIIRRDSLWDKLIFRKIQESLGGKVRFVVTGAAPVSPPILTFLRAAMGCLVLEAYGQTECTAGCTITLPGDWKSGHVGVPMACNHVKLEDVPDMNYFAVNNEGEICIRGTNVFKGYLKDPEKTQEALDKDGWLHTGDIGRWLPNGTLKIIDRKKNIFKLAQGEYIAPEKIENIYIRSSLVSQIFVHGESLRSFLVGVVVPDPDTLPSFAAKIGVKGSIEELCQNQTIKKAILEDMQKIGTEGGLKSFEQVKCIHLHPEPFSIENGLLTPTLKAKRGDLAKYFGTQINSLYGNTQE
- the ACSL5 gene encoding long-chain-fatty-acid--CoA ligase 5 isoform X2, with the protein product MWSLHRGGARRGICQKDNDLIRNYFSDAKTVYEIFQRGLAVSDNGPCLGYRKPNQPYRWLSYKQVSDRAEYLGSCLLHKGYKPSQDSFVGIFAQNRPEWVISEFACYTYSMVAVPLYDTLGAEAVIYIVNKADISTVICDTPQKALVLISNVEKGLTPGLKLVILMDPFEDDLKRRGEKCGVEILSLFDAENLGKENFRKPMPPAPEDLSIICFTSGTTGDPKGAMLTHENIVSNASAFLKCMEGVFEPNPEDVTISYLPLAHMFERVVQAVVYSCGAKVGFFQGDIRLLPDDMKTLKPTLFPTVPRLLNKVYDKVQNEAKTPLKKFLLNLAVASKLSEIKKGIIRRDSLWDKLIFRKIQESLGGKVRFVVTGAAPVSPPILTFLRAAMGCLVLEAYGQTECTAGCTITLPGDWKSGHVGVPMACNHVKLEDVPDMNYFAVNNEGEICIRGTNVFKGYLKDPEKTQEALDKDGWLHTGDIGRWLPNGTLKIIDRKKNIFKLAQGEYIAPEKIENIYIRSSLVSQIFVHGESLRSFLVGVVVPDPDTLPSFAAKIGVKGSIEELCQNQTIKKAILEDMQKIGTEGGLKSFEQVKCIHLHPEPFSIENGLLTPTLKAKRGDLAKYFGTQINSLYGNTQE